Part of the Aureitalea marina genome, CAGAATTCTCTTCTTCCATAATTTGGCGGATCTTGCGTTCTTCCCAATCTTTCAGGATGGGGATCTTATATCGGAACACCACCAAGCCGTGTATCGCCAAGGCGATACCCCAGAAAATAGGCATACCGAAAATATTGATGTCTATCCATCTCCAGGCGTCTGGCCCTATTTCCGGAACACCGATCACAATGGGTCCTATTAAGCGTCCCAGGATAAAGATCCCATTCACGATAATGTAAGCCTGCAGGTGTCCGTAGAAACCTTTGATTGCCTCTACCTTTTTCAACGCCCTTTGGTATCGGTCGTAGTCTTCAGGTCGTTCTGTTCTCATTATTTCCAACGTTGACGGGTTTGTTCTTCTTCGTCCATGAATTCACGGATCTTGCGCTCTTCCCAGTCTTTGGACATAAATGGCATCCAGCCAAAGGCCTTTAAGCCCTGGAAGACAATTCCTATCCCCCATCCAAAAGCTGCCCAGAGAAACCACATATATCTCCATCCGTTGGAATAGTAGTTTAACCAGCCCAGGAAAGCGATGAACACCACGTAGAACATCAGGGAAGTATAAAACTTCTTGATATTGGCCACTTTTTCCTTGGCCCTTAAATACTTGTTCTCTCGGTTATCTGATTCCATGATTAGAAAGGTTTTAGCTCGTCATCTTTGTCCATAAACTCCTTGATCTTGCGCTTTTCCCAATTTTTACCGAGGATCGGTGAGTAGTTGTAAGTTTCCATCCCGTGAAAGAATACACCGATCCCCCATCCCACGATTGGAAAGATGGCCCATGGAAAACTGCTCGAAAAAGAATTGATCCAAATAAAGATCGGAATGAAGATGATATAGATAAACAAATTGGCATAAAAGCCTTTGATCTCCTCTACCTTTTTCTTGGCTTGGTAGTAGCGCTCTTCTTGATTGTAAGTTGTCATTGTGTTTCGTTTTAATTGATTAACAGGGTAAAAGTACTTGCCGGGGACAGCTTTTGAAAAAGCATCTGACCGAACTGTCAAAACCGCTTACCCAACTGTCAAAATCAATCTTCTTCGTTCATGTACTTACGTATTTGCCTCTCTTCCCAGTTCTTCCCCAGTAAGGGATTGTACTTGAATACCTCCATGGCATGTCCTACCACTCCAGCACCCCATCCAACGATGGGAAAAATGGCCCAGGGGAACCCAGTACTACGATAATTGAGATAAATGAAAACAGGTACCATGATTATGTATATTGTCAAGTGGACATAAAATCCTTTCACCTCTTCGACCTGTTTTTTGGCCCTTTCATATTTTTTACTGGATAGGTAAACCTCTTGTGTAGTTGCACCTTTGCTTTGTCTGGTCAGCATTGGAATAGCCACCTTAAAAATCTTTTCGTCACCTTGTATCCTAACTGGCCTGTCACTGAGTAAATAGTAGCGCTGGCGGATATTTTGTAATCCTACCCCACTACTTTCCTTGACCACTTTTTTAGGCTGAACATTGTTTTCAATGACCAAGTTGTTATCCTTCTCATAGATGCGGATGTGCAATCTCCTGCTCGGAGTCACCTGGTTGTGTTTTACTGCGTTCTCCAGCAGTAACTGGAGCGATAAGGGTACCACTTTCGCATCCGGATTGGACAGTTGGGCAGGAGTCTCAAAGATGATACTATCTTCAAACCGCATTTCGATCAGGGACATATAGATCTTGGCAAATCGAAGCTCTTCCTCTACCGTCACCAGTTCCTTGTTCTTTTGCTCGAGTACATATCGATAAACCTTAGAAAGCGAAGTCGTAAAGCGGGTCGCCGCTTGCGGATTCTCCTCGATTAAGCTGGTCAAAACGTTCAAACTATTAAATAGAAAGTGAGGATCCAGTTGGTTCTTCAGCGCATCGAACTGGGCCGAGGCCGTACCGGCTATGATCTTTTGTTCCTTAACCTTTTTTTCGGAGGTATAACGGTAATAATAAAACAAAAAGAAAACGATGGTAACTACCAGGGAAATGATCATTCCGCCCACATAATCCTGCGGCCGTTCTCTCTCCAGGAAAGAAATGAGGGACTCCCCTCCCATAAAGACGATGATGATCAGTCGAGCTAGGAATATACCGATCAGGGTGACTCCCATTCCTCCTGCTAAAGAGCGGATCAGTAACCTGCTCTTGCGAAAGTCGGTACCGTACTTGCTCATGAGATATTGGAAAAAGTAGGCATTGGCCATATAGATGATCACGGTATAGATCTGGGTATGAATAAAATCGATCAGGATGTCTCCTGCATCCCCATATTGAACACCGTTGATATAACCGATAACCCCTCTCAGGATAAAGATTAGTACCCCAAGTAACAGTGCTTTTCCTATTTCTCTAAAGATCTGCATGTCCAATTATTGATTACACCGGGCTTCGGCAGCAGATCTGGCGTACTCTTCGCCTCCTTGCGGATAGAATTCCCCGGCAGGTTTAAAGTTAGCAAAAAGTTCCAGTGCCGCTTGCATCTTCTCGCAGAAGGGTTCGACCGGCTGGCCAAAGAATTGAGCCGTTCCCATATCCCATTCTACCTTCCCAAAAGCGGCCCTGGGATTGGTCGGATCCAGGCTCTGGGCATCTCCGTACAGCTCACCTATCTTCTGGGCGTATTGCATACCATAGGTCTGGCCGTCAAAGACCACCCAGGCACTGTACAATTGTGCTTGCAATAAAGGAATCTCTGCGTTGTCCGAAGTAAGGGCCTTGGCATCGTTCAGGAAATTCTGGGCCTTGGTCAATTGAGCGGTTAATTTGTCCTTGTCCTTTTCGTTAAAGCTGTATAGCACATTGATCTGGGCCACATAGAATGCTGGCAACCAATTATCGGTCTCCACACTGGCTATGCGTTCAAACATATTGGCCGCTTCCCAGGGTTTGTCCTGTTGCCAAAGTTCGAAGGCCTTGGTCATGCCTTGCTGGTATTTGTTTTGGGCCATCCCCACGATAGACAATAGACTAATGGTTAGGATAATGATCGTTCTCATGATGAATTTATTT contains:
- a CDS encoding 2TM domain-containing protein; protein product: MTTYNQEERYYQAKKKVEEIKGFYANLFIYIIFIPIFIWINSFSSSFPWAIFPIVGWGIGVFFHGMETYNYSPILGKNWEKRKIKEFMDKDDELKPF
- a CDS encoding 2TM domain-containing protein, translated to MESDNRENKYLRAKEKVANIKKFYTSLMFYVVFIAFLGWLNYYSNGWRYMWFLWAAFGWGIGIVFQGLKAFGWMPFMSKDWEERKIREFMDEEEQTRQRWK
- a CDS encoding 2TM domain-containing protein, with product MRTERPEDYDRYQRALKKVEAIKGFYGHLQAYIIVNGIFILGRLIGPIVIGVPEIGPDAWRWIDINIFGMPIFWGIALAIHGLVVFRYKIPILKDWEERKIRQIMEEENSESNQRWS
- a CDS encoding 2TM domain-containing protein; translated protein: MQIFREIGKALLLGVLIFILRGVIGYINGVQYGDAGDILIDFIHTQIYTVIIYMANAYFFQYLMSKYGTDFRKSRLLIRSLAGGMGVTLIGIFLARLIIIVFMGGESLISFLERERPQDYVGGMIISLVVTIVFFLFYYYRYTSEKKVKEQKIIAGTASAQFDALKNQLDPHFLFNSLNVLTSLIEENPQAATRFTTSLSKVYRYVLEQKNKELVTVEEELRFAKIYMSLIEMRFEDSIIFETPAQLSNPDAKVVPLSLQLLLENAVKHNQVTPSRRLHIRIYEKDNNLVIENNVQPKKVVKESSGVGLQNIRQRYYLLSDRPVRIQGDEKIFKVAIPMLTRQSKGATTQEVYLSSKKYERAKKQVEEVKGFYVHLTIYIIMVPVFIYLNYRSTGFPWAIFPIVGWGAGVVGHAMEVFKYNPLLGKNWEERQIRKYMNEED